From the genome of Acidimicrobiales bacterium, one region includes:
- a CDS encoding lysylphosphatidylglycerol synthase transmembrane domain-containing protein: MCAPRALPGCRDASTRTRNHEELKRRHYTTALRVVVLGLGVYLLLPRVAGLRDALDSLVRLQWWLVPVLVGLEAASLALYAELARAVFGMEGVAPTRRLLVLAVLAGTALGKVLPGGTVAALPPTVGILRREHLDPALSATALLASGVLSSLVLVVALPVVSAASVLAGGGGAAALGLGGVVLAIGVLAGLGWLGVRDPDLGHYLSARLNGLVRGQRLRAWLHVEDAAAGLERAAVALQAVASNGRGMARAAGLALASWACDLGVIAALALAVTRGAPLAGVALAYVVGQLAAALPLTPGGIGVVETAMIGALATQGMPAGEAAAVVLTWRLVSHWLPMLVGLVVYASVRPVSNAARP, encoded by the coding sequence GTGTGTGCACCACGCGCACTGCCCGGTTGTCGTGATGCGTCCACCAGAACCCGAAACCACGAAGAACTGAAACGGCGCCATTACACCACCGCCCTGAGGGTCGTCGTTCTCGGCCTCGGTGTGTATCTGCTGTTGCCGCGCGTCGCCGGTCTGCGTGACGCGCTCGACAGCCTTGTCCGTCTTCAGTGGTGGCTCGTTCCCGTTCTCGTCGGGCTCGAGGCCGCCAGCCTCGCCCTGTACGCCGAACTGGCACGCGCGGTGTTCGGTATGGAGGGAGTCGCACCCACACGGCGACTGCTCGTGCTCGCAGTTCTGGCGGGCACGGCGCTCGGCAAGGTATTGCCGGGCGGCACCGTCGCGGCGCTGCCGCCGACGGTCGGGATCTTGCGCCGTGAGCACCTCGATCCGGCGCTCTCGGCGACGGCGCTGTTGGCTAGCGGGGTCCTGTCGTCGCTGGTCCTCGTCGTCGCGCTCCCGGTCGTTTCGGCGGCGTCGGTTCTCGCCGGCGGAGGCGGCGCGGCTGCGCTCGGCCTCGGTGGCGTCGTCCTGGCGATCGGCGTCCTTGCCGGTCTCGGCTGGCTAGGCGTCCGCGACCCCGACCTTGGCCACTACCTGTCGGCGCGGCTGAACGGGTTGGTGCGCGGGCAACGGTTACGCGCGTGGTTGCACGTCGAGGACGCCGCCGCCGGACTCGAACGCGCGGCCGTCGCGCTCCAAGCCGTCGCCAGCAACGGGCGGGGTATGGCGCGTGCGGCCGGACTCGCGCTCGCCAGTTGGGCGTGCGACCTCGGAGTCATCGCCGCGCTCGCCCTTGCCGTGACGCGAGGCGCGCCCCTCGCGGGCGTCGCCCTCGCCTACGTCGTCGGCCAACTCGCCGCCGCGCTTCCTTTGACGCCCGGTGGCATCGGTGTGGTCGAAACCGCCATGATCGGCGCCCTTGCGACACAAGGCATGCCCGCTGGCGAGGCGGCGGCCGTCGTGCTCACCTGGCGGCTCGTAAGCCACTGGCTCCCGATGCTGGTCGGCCTCGTCGTTTACGCGTCCGTCCGCCCTGTCTCGAACGCCGCGCGACCGTGA
- a CDS encoding ATP-binding cassette domain-containing protein yields MVVETTGADAADADTPSPPIVVVANLTKQFDGFEAVKDVSFEVQPGQVFAFLGPNGAGKSTTINMLCTLARPTSGTATVAGFDVATQAKQVRRRIGLVFQEQTLDDQLTAEENLRFHAVLYDVPRSEVSSRIRGVLELVDLADRRRDLVSTFSGGMARRLEIARALLHTPRVLFLDEPTLGLDPQTRALMWADVLRLRDEEGVTVFLTTHYMDEAEYADRIAIIDHGQIVALDTPDNLKALVGADTVTIVTGDDNVAQRALAAAGYRVRQTPDGIVAFVDDGESAVVGLLAAASVPVRQVHVHRPTLDDVFLHFTGRAIREQSGDNHAMGRMARARFGHHR; encoded by the coding sequence GTGGTTGTCGAAACGACGGGCGCCGACGCGGCCGACGCCGACACACCGTCCCCGCCGATCGTCGTGGTGGCGAACCTCACGAAGCAATTCGACGGCTTCGAGGCGGTGAAGGACGTGAGCTTCGAGGTCCAACCCGGCCAGGTGTTCGCGTTCCTCGGGCCAAACGGCGCCGGGAAGTCGACCACCATCAACATGCTGTGCACGCTGGCGCGACCGACGAGTGGGACCGCCACGGTCGCCGGTTTCGACGTGGCCACGCAAGCGAAGCAGGTGCGGCGACGCATCGGTCTGGTATTCCAAGAGCAGACACTCGACGATCAGCTGACGGCCGAGGAGAACCTGCGCTTCCACGCCGTCCTCTACGACGTGCCCCGCAGCGAGGTCAGTTCACGAATCCGCGGCGTGCTGGAACTGGTCGACCTGGCCGATCGCCGCCGCGACCTTGTGTCGACGTTCTCGGGTGGCATGGCGCGGCGCCTCGAGATCGCTCGCGCCCTGCTGCACACGCCGCGGGTGCTGTTCTTGGACGAGCCGACGCTTGGTCTCGACCCGCAAACCCGGGCGCTCATGTGGGCCGACGTGCTGCGCCTGCGCGACGAAGAGGGCGTCACGGTGTTTCTCACGACCCACTACATGGACGAGGCCGAGTACGCCGACCGCATCGCCATCATCGACCACGGGCAGATCGTCGCCCTCGACACGCCCGACAACCTGAAGGCTCTCGTGGGTGCCGACACCGTCACGATCGTCACGGGCGACGACAACGTGGCGCAACGCGCCCTCGCCGCCGCCGGTTACCGCGTGCGACAGACGCCGGACGGCATCGTCGCCTTCGTCGACGACGGCGAGTCCGCCGTCGTCGGTCTCCTCGCCGCGGCCTCGGTGCCAGTACGCCAGGTGCACGTCCACCGGCCCACCCTCGACGACGTGTTCCTCCACTTCACCGGTCGGGCCATCCGCGAGCAGTCCGGCGACAACCATGCGATGGGCCGCATGGCGCGGGCGCGGTTCGGGCACCACCGGTAG
- a CDS encoding universal stress protein, which translates to MTANEKTAIVVGVDGSDNGRRAMAWALDEAKARGLSCLLVHAVDFGFAAASPYAGVTFDQLRDAGQAVLDTELAIARDAGVPVEGRLVISSAAQALIDASRDAALLVVGSRGRGGFTGMLLGSVSTACVHHAHCPVVVMRPPEPETTKN; encoded by the coding sequence GTGACCGCCAACGAGAAAACAGCGATCGTCGTCGGAGTCGACGGCTCTGACAACGGTCGCCGGGCCATGGCGTGGGCCCTCGACGAAGCCAAAGCGCGCGGGCTGTCGTGTCTATTGGTCCACGCGGTGGACTTCGGATTCGCGGCTGCGAGCCCCTACGCAGGCGTCACGTTCGACCAGTTGCGCGACGCAGGCCAGGCGGTACTCGACACCGAGCTGGCGATCGCTCGCGACGCCGGCGTGCCCGTCGAGGGCCGTCTCGTGATCAGCTCGGCGGCGCAGGCGCTCATCGATGCATCCCGAGACGCGGCGCTGCTCGTTGTCGGCAGCCGCGGCCGGGGCGGCTTCACCGGCATGCTGCTCGGATCCGTGTCGACCGCGTGTGTGCACCACGCGCACTGCCCGGTTGTCGTGATGCGTCCACCAGAACCCGAAACCACGAAGAACTGA
- a CDS encoding CBS domain-containing protein gives MQTIDALRRSSVGIRPEQTIREAAVLMDKAGVGSIAVIDGANLVGIVTDRDLVRRALARGLPDDARVDAVMSSPVVTVPADSELHDVFAVFRTHAVRRLAVVRGAAFQGMISIDDLLLDLSADLADLARPVTAEVLFSHHDNPVPATT, from the coding sequence ATGCAAACCATCGACGCACTGCGCCGCTCGAGTGTCGGCATCCGACCGGAGCAAACCATCCGTGAAGCGGCGGTTCTCATGGACAAAGCCGGAGTCGGTTCCATCGCCGTCATCGACGGCGCGAACTTGGTTGGGATCGTTACTGACCGCGATCTCGTTCGCCGCGCCTTGGCGCGCGGCCTGCCCGACGACGCGCGCGTCGACGCGGTGATGTCGTCGCCGGTCGTCACCGTGCCGGCGGACTCCGAGCTGCACGACGTCTTCGCCGTGTTCCGCACCCATGCCGTACGTCGCCTCGCAGTGGTCCGCGGCGCGGCGTTCCAAGGGATGATCTCGATCGACGACCTGCTGCTCGACCTGTCCGCGGATCTTGCCGACCTGGCCCGACCCGTCACGGCCGAAGTGTTGTTCAGCCACCACGACAACCCGGTGCCCGCCACCACCTGA
- a CDS encoding ABC transporter permease encodes MTTVPSRPSERLASREPGLPHELRTAAMVWQRELLRFARTRIRILTGFTQPILFLFVLGYGISPLVGTTGGFDFKKFVFPGVVAMSVVSTAIFGAMSIVWDREFGFMREMLVAPASRAALVVGKAAGGATVATLQGTVMLALAPAIGVHLTVLLVLKVVALCLLMAVALTSFGVFLASRIDHMESFGVVVQLVLFPMLFLSGAMFPLSGLPAWLSVLTRVNPLTYAVDPLRRTVFAAQNLPPAARARFPTGVELFGHTLGTASELAIVAGIAAVFLTLSVRAFGRPS; translated from the coding sequence ATGACGACCGTCCCCTCCCGCCCCTCGGAGCGACTGGCGTCGCGCGAGCCCGGCCTGCCCCACGAACTTCGGACCGCCGCCATGGTCTGGCAACGTGAGTTGCTCCGCTTCGCCCGCACCCGGATCCGCATCCTCACCGGGTTCACCCAGCCGATCCTGTTCCTGTTCGTTCTCGGCTACGGGATCAGCCCACTCGTCGGTACCACCGGCGGCTTCGACTTCAAGAAGTTCGTGTTCCCCGGCGTCGTCGCGATGAGCGTCGTCAGTACCGCCATCTTCGGTGCCATGTCCATCGTGTGGGACAGGGAGTTCGGGTTCATGCGCGAGATGCTCGTCGCCCCCGCAAGCCGCGCCGCCCTCGTCGTCGGCAAGGCTGCTGGCGGCGCGACCGTCGCCACGCTCCAGGGCACCGTCATGCTCGCCCTCGCTCCCGCCATCGGCGTCCACCTCACCGTCCTGCTCGTGCTGAAAGTGGTCGCGCTCTGCCTACTGATGGCGGTCGCCCTCACTTCCTTCGGCGTGTTCCTCGCCAGCCGCATCGATCACATGGAGAGCTTCGGCGTCGTCGTGCAACTGGTGCTGTTCCCCATGCTGTTCCTCTCAGGCGCCATGTTCCCGCTCAGCGGCCTGCCGGCCTGGCTCAGCGTGCTCACCCGGGTCAATCCCCTCACCTACGCCGTCGATCCCCTCCGCCGCACCGTGTTCGCCGCCCAGAACCTGCCGCCCGCCGCGCGCGCCCGATTCCCCACTGGGGTCGAGTTGTTCGGGCACACGCTCGGGACTGCGTCAGAACTCGCCATCGTCGCGGGCATCGCCGCGGTCTTCCTCACTCTGTCGGTGCGCGCGTTCGGCCGGCCATCGTGA